The genomic region CGTTAAGTTCTATCCAACATGTATGCATATACACATATACTTAAGCAGTACTTAATCCTTCGTCTATGCGTATTAGCTTTAATACTGAATTTCGTCGGTTATTAACTTATTACATACGTcttcagttattttaatataatttcacCAAAAATAGATTGAAACAATGGTCGTGTTTGCGGTCTATTTATGTTAGTATGTTATGTTGCGTAATTTGTAGAGTTAATATTTCTCTTCAAATATTCTCCAGGGTGACCTGTACATCGCCAAAAAAGTGTTGGGCAAGTACATTAAACTTCCTTGTATCGACAACTTCGGTTCATGCAGTTACGCGGACCTGTGTGTGCTGCTGGAACAGGTTCAGTGCCCCGACCCTATTGTCCGTATCGGTATCGATTGCACGTGCCCCCTCAAAGCGGTAAGTTTATTTCTACTCAAAAGTGGTAAAAATGGAACATGGTATTCAAACCAGTTTTCATTTTAACTATTAATGTTAAACAACCAGCATTTGTCTAAAGTCGACGTTGACCAAGGTCGACGGTCAAATCGTAACTTACAGTATTGTaagttaagaaattattttctcGTTGCGGTATCGTATACTCGGGCTACACCTTTATAAACGTCTAATATGTACACATGGTTACCGTTACAGAACTCCTACAGTCTACCGAAGACGGAATTCGACGTTGACGTAAGTTTTATTCCAGCGGGCGACTACATGGCGCGTGGTAACATAACCTACATGGGGAAGGAGGGCGCGTGCCTCGAGCTTTCGATCACACTTACATAAATACGAAACGAAAACTACTGGTAAAGAATTGACCGTGGGGCGTGGAGACTGTGCGATGGTGgaaattattgatttaactAGCACATGTATATCCTtcccaattttatatttttattttgtacattaatgaatataacaaaaaaCTGTATACTCATGTCTGTTTTATGAACATGTATGTAATGTTTTCAACACAATAAAACAGTCAAAATGGTTTGATTTGCTATTGGCAATTTTTCCCGCAAATACAACTGCATAACCGTATCAATTCAACATTTGAATTCAAAACATAACTCTTAAGTTAATATTTCTCAATTTAAAACTGGAGTTCTTCGATCCGACCTGCAATTTAGCATGTTGCCTTCTGAGcatacattcggaactcctcggccattttatcgaaaacaacctcggatgtatttggacggtttacatactcaaaaagtggtacgtctaagtccgctgcaagtagatcgcgtagtaattttatttagcatgtaaactttatgacttagcTCTTGAGAATCTTAatgatgtttgcaataatttacttcattggcaatcaatttaaacttagatcaataaatgcaactctaaaacactacattttattaatgatataattcaaaaaattacgaactacttcaactgatgtaccggcatacatccgaggttgttttcgataaaatggccgaggagttccgaatgctgaGCGTACAATgaagtagactggtacccttcgttactttttgataaaaatatttttgtagaaaagaGAAAAAGGGTACCAGTCTAACAATGAAGGGATTGCTTGAACCGGTGTCAACGGATTCACGCTTTTCCGATTAATATCCAGAGGTATGCCAAACTTGGAATACAAATAAGTCATGGCTAGCTGATGACCATTGCTGAATTTGGTATCAGAAGGTCAAAGGACACGGTACGATATAAATGTAAAAGAGCAAGTACTAGAGGGCCAATGGGGCCCTTTACGCTCACATGAGTAAATGGTTTAATGTTAGAAGAGTAAAATTTCTGTAGAATTCTATCCAAAAGGGACactgaattaaaacaaaacttaaaggaATATAGCGCAGGTCCAGCATTTGACACTTAGGccattttttgaacaatttttatgaaaaacaacaacataacgtCGAAGAACAAGCAGTTTCAGAAAAGATTTCAAAGAGAGAATTTGTCTAATAAACCAATGGACTGTTCCAGCCGGAGTTGTCTTTCTTATTAAAACTGAACCATGTAGAATACGGTTTTAGTGAAAACAAGCCCCGCCCCCTGTCAGCAGAGTTTTAAACGAACCAACATGGCCTGAAGGTAGACGTGCTCAtgtgagataaaaaaaaaagtgatGTGTGCTTCCGATCCAATTCGCGGACGATTCTAGGTTATTAGAAATGAGAATataatcattttgtatttttattcctCCACAATGTTCAGTAATGAACATCtcatgttaatattattaaaactgttataataCTGGATCTTATGTAATACAAATGCATATAATCacagaaataaacaacattgaataaaatgttatggctAAACATGAACTAATGATACACTTGaatatgatttcaaaaacaatttgaaatgcAAAATGCGTCTTTGAAAAGTTCAGTGACTTTTGAGAACTGTGTAATCAAAAGTGGTACATGGATTTCTTGATaacatcaaatatatgtttcaatatccttccttaataaaaacaaatgaaaaagtattgcatttcattttttgctcgtttgaaatacattttcagCAAATGTACAGAAATTATACGGTACATTATAACCTAAACAGGCAGTTTGCATAACGCTGTCTGCATAAAAAGCTTCACTTTATACCCACCcgtaaaaaatgaaacatggaTTTAATATCGATACAAACTACACATTACAATTAtgccagattttttttttaaattacactACAACAGTATCATAAGcttgtaaatcaaaacaatgagCATTCACTTAGAACAGGTATACATCAACATATTGACTTAGcacagatatacatgtacatcaacaCAGAAACAAGCAGcagtaaaaacaagaaatatcaaTGCATGTGAGTCATACCCCCACCACACCACCTCATTATAAGAATTTAGTAAGACTGAGAGTCATGTATGCTCCTTAAATGCCCTATGTCATATATGCTCCTTGAATGCCCTAAGTCATGTATGCTATTTCAATGCAGTATGTCATGTATGCTATTGCAATGCCCTAAGTCATGTATGCTACTTCTATGCCCTAAGTCATGTATGCTATTGCAATGCCCTATGTCATGTATGCTACTTCTATGCCCTATGTCATGTATGCTATTGCAATGCCCTAAGTCATGTATGCTACTTCTATGCCCTATGTCATGTATGCTATTGCAATGCCCTAAGTCATGTATGCTACTTCTATGCCCTATGTCATGTATGCTATTGCAATGCCCTTAGTAATGTATGCTACTTCTATGCCCTATGTCATGTATGCTATTGCAATGCCCTTAgtaatgtatgctatttcaatGCCCTTACTATTGGATGCTCATTGAATGCCTTAAGTCATGTATGCTACTTCAATGCTCTAAGTCATGTTTGCTCATTGAATGCCCTATGTCATGATGCTCTTTGAATGCCCTATGTCATTGAGAAGGTATCAATTAAGTTAAGATCATAAGTTACTATACAGATAAAGGGACTGTAACGTCTGTGAGATAAGGCATGATGTTTTATTAGTTTAGTTAGGCATAGCACAGTTTTTAATTGAGTTGACTGTTATCTCTAAAAATGCCatggacaaaaaaaataaaatgtttcttttgcacAGCACTTCAcctcaaaacagtaaaaaacattatttgtatgGAGATTTGAAGtcatttactttaaacatatgGAGTAATGGAGAAATTTAGACATGTCCAGTTGACCAGAAGAATGGAACGGCAAAGACGGACTGACAGATGGGACAAGGTGATTCCTATATAGCCACCACCAccaagtgtgtgtgtgtgtgtgtgtgtgtggggggggggggggggggggggtatacaaatatgaatgcaattgaCAACTCTATTCACAACATGCAAGTGTATTCAATCTTCAGAAGATACAATATAATTAGCCTTTGGTCATTTATGACCAGATTATTGtgttatgtaaaataaattttgcacACTAAAGCAAGAAAGGAAGCACAGCTTTCCTATCCTTGGGGTAGTTCTTAAATGTCTCCTTATACCAGGCATGGGTAAAGTATCCCGTGACCACCTGGTTGATGAGGACGAACACAAACAGGGCAACCAGCATGTTGTTCTGGAAGGCTGTGATGATGATGCAGAGGGAGAGGTATATGATGATCTCCATGGTGTAGTGGGGGCATGAGACAAACTGGAACAGGCCGCCATGGGGTATGTGGTGACGGGTGTTCTCTACTGAACCTGcagataaaataataactgaGAATGTATGCTCACATATTTCAGAACATAATAACAGAAAGTTACTATATTACCAAGTAATATGAGTAAAAGCACTGTTGTAAAATTCACACAACAGCACTACTAACAGATGGAACAGCTCATTAATGTTTCACTGTTGATCAATGGGTATAACTTGTTCAAGATTTTAGGCATAAGTAATTGGACTTTCTACAGTGAGACATATCATTATTGTTGGAATGTCCACCAAGTTTCATGGGGATACCTATAACGGTCTCATAATTAAAAGCCAATAGGAAAGTTTGCACAAGAGGCCAAAGATGAAAACATTTAGTCTATGACAATACATCCATGTAATGAATGTATTGTAATCCTAAATGAACAGTATCCATGTATTGACAACAAACAATTATGGTTATTGATAATCTatcaaaaaatatcatttcacttaaaaaccctagtaaaaaaaaatataatatatcctAATAAGTTCTAACTTCTGAGAGCATaaacttgtttgttgttttttgttttattttgtcatttgatttcttgggtttgttttttaaatatatctatGGCATGAAGGTAGAAATAAGCATCAATGTTATTGTAATCAATTTTATTAGTAGGCATATCAATTATTCTGATTTGATGATCGAGTTTGGTTGTCTAATGGGACTTGATTATAAATTGTAAGGCTTCTCAAGTTATTGAGTGGACAAGACCAGTTTTAGGAAATTTCTATGATTGACATAGAACATTTCTTGAGTGACTGGAGCAATGTGACTGGTTTCGAACTTGTCCGAGATATTATGCCCTGCAGATTATCAAAACAACCTCAACCTATGTTCTTTCAAAAAGCAGACAAGCAAAATAACAGACTGAAACACAATGTTGCTGAGATGTAAGAATTCACACTGATTTTAATTAAGTTCATTGTCACATGCTTCTTTAAATTTACTAGATGTCATGGTGAGGCAGTGACCATTGTCGGTTACGTGATACTAACCGGACTTGTTTTGCCTTAGCTTTGCGAACTGGTTGACAGCACGGTTCTGATGCCAAGAAGCCCACAGAAACACAGAAACTCCAACAGCATGGTAAAACTTCACATCATCAAGAAAACCTGCAACAGAAATAAGTGAAATAAGAAAAAGGAACGCATGCAAAAATCATGCCATCTTCACCAGTGTATAGATATTCAACAGTACATTTATTAAACTAAGGAACCTCATCTTGCTCATCTGACTATTGTAAGTTAGGTATCTAACTATTGAAAGTTATGGTATCTGACTATTGTAAGTTATGGTATCTGACTATTGAAAGTTATGGTATCTGACTATTAAAAGTTATGGTATCTGACAATTTTAAGTTATGGTATCTGACTATTGAACGTTATGGTATCTGACTATTGTAAGTTATGGTATCTGACTATTGAAAGTTATGGTATCTGACTATTAGAAGTTATGGTATCTGACTATTGAAAGTTATGGTATCTGactattgaaagttgtggtatCTGactattgaaagttgtggtatCTGACTATTGAAAGTTATGGTATCAGACTATTGGAAGTTATGGTATCTGACTATTGAAGCTATGGTACCTAATTATTGAAAGTTATGGTATCTGACTATTGTAAGTAATGGTATCTGACAATTGAAAGTTATGGTATCTGACTATTAAAGTTATGGTACCTGACTTTTAAAAGTAATGATATCTGACTATTGTAAATTATGGTATCTGACTATTGAAAATTATGATATCTGACTATTGTTAATTATGATATCTGACTATTGTAAGTTATGGTATCTAACAATTGTTAATTATGGTATCTGACTATTGAAAATTATGATATCTGACTATTGTTAATTATGATATCTGACTATTGTAAGTTATGGTATCTAACAATTGTTAATTATGATATCTGACTATTATAAACTATAGTATCTAactatttaaagttataatatCTGACTATTGTTAATTATGGTATCTGACTATTGAAAGTTATGATATCTGACTATTGTAAGTTATGGTATCTGACTATTGGAAGTTATAATATCTGACTATTGTAAGTTATGGTATCTAACTATTGAAAGTTATGATATCTGACTATTGGAAGTTATGGTATCTAACTATTGAAAGTTATGATATCTGACTGTTGGAAGTTATGGTATCTAACTATTGAAAGTTATGATATCTGACTATTGTAAGTTATGGTATCTAACTATTGAAACTTATGGTATCTGACTATTGTAAGTTATGTTATCTGACTATTGTAAGTTATAATATCTGACTATTGTAAGTTATGGTATCTAACTATTGAAAGTTATGGTATCTGACCATTGGAAGTTATAATATCTCACTATTGGAAGTTATGGTATCTGACTATTGGAAGTTATGGTATCTGACTATTGTAAGTTATGATATCTGACTATTGTAAGTTATTGTATCTAACTATTGAAAGTTATGGTATCTGACTATTGAAAGTTATGATATCTGACTATTGTAAGTTATAATATCTGACTATTGTAAGTTATGGTATCTAACTATTGACTATTGGAAGTTATAATATCTAACTATTGGAAGTTATGGTATCTGACTATTGGAAGTTATGGTATCTGACTATAGTAAGTTATGATATCTGACTATTGTAAGTTATGGTATCTAACTATTGAAAGTTATGGTATCTGACTATTGTAAGTTATGGTATCTGACTATTGTAAGTTATGGTATCTGACTATTGTAAGTTATAATATCTGACTATTGTAAGTTATAATATCTGACTATTGTAAGTTAAGGTATCTGACTATTGGAAGTTATAATATCTAACTATTGTAAGTTATGGTATCTGACTATTGTAAGTTATGGTATCTGACTATTGTAAGTTATGATATCTGACTATTGTAAGTTATGGTATCTAACTATTGTAAGTTATGGTATCTGACTATTGGAAGTTATAATATCTGACAATTGAAAGTTATGGTATCTGACTATTGGAAGTTATGGTATCTGACTATAGTAAGTTATGATATCTGACTATTGTAAGTTATGGTATCTAACTATTGAAAGTTATGGTATCTGACTATTGTAAGTTATGGTATCTGACTATTGTAAGTTATGGTATCTGACTATTGTAAGTTATAATATCTGACTATTGTAAGTTATAATATCTGACTATTGTAAGTTAAGGTATCTGACTATTGGAAGTTATAATATCTAACTATTGTAAGTTATGGTATCTGACTATTGTAAGTTATGGTATCTGACTATTGTAAGTTATGATATCTGACTATTATAAGTTATGGTATCTAACTATTGTAAGTTATGGTATCTGACTATTGTAAGTTATAATATCTGACAATTGAAAGTTATGATATCTGACTATTGTAAGTTATTGTATCTAACTATTGAAAGTTATGGTATCTAACTATTGAAAGTTATGATATCTGACTATTGTAAGTTATGGTATCTAACTATTGAAAGTTATAATATCTGACTATTATAAGTTATGGTATCTGACTATTGTAAGTTATTGTATCTAACTATTGGAAGTTATGATATCTAACTATTGTAAGTTATGATATCTGACTATTGTAAGTTATTGTATCTAACTATTGAAAGTTATGGTATCTAACTATTGAAAGTTATGATATCTGACTATTATAAGTTATGATATCTGACTATTGTAAGTTATGATATCTGACTATTGTAAGTTATTGTATCTAACTATTGAAAGTTATGGTATCTAACTATTGAAAGTTATGATATCTGACTATTATAAGTTATGATATCTGACTATTGTAAGTTATTGTATCTAACTATTGGAAGTTATGATATCTAACTATTGTAAGTTATGATATCTGACTATTGTAAGTTATGGTATCTAACTATTGTAAGTTATGATATCTGACTATTGTAAGTTATGGTATCTGACTATTGTAAGTTATGATATCTGACTATTGTAAGTTATGGTATCTAACTATTGAAAGTTATGATATCTGACTATTGTAAGTTATGGTATCTGACTATTGGAAGTTATAATATCTGACTATTGTAAGTTATGGTATCTAACTATTGAAAGTTATAATATCTGACTATTGTAAGTTATGGTATCTAACTATTTGAAGTTATAATATCTGACTATTGTAAGTTATGGTATCTAACTATTGAAAGTTATGATATCTGACTATTGTAAGTTATGGTATCTGACTATTGGAAGTTATAATATCTGACTATTGTAAGTTATGGTATATATCTATTGAAAGTTATAATATCTGACTATTGTAAGTTATGGTATCTAACTATTGGAAGTTATGATATCTGACTATTGTAAGTTATGGTATCTAACTATTTAAAGTTATGGTATCTGACTATTGAAGGTTTTGGGTGGATTGGTGGGGATTTTGTCTGCCTCCAGAGGTTTACATGTGGGTTTTTTTGCGAAGATGGATCAATTACacaaaaagttgtttttatagATTAGTTCCTTACAGATTAAACAATAGAAACGAAAACTTCCAACTCACCCAAATTGAATCTTTACTTACTTGCACAGCAGATTTTCTGTGTAAAGTCAGTCCCAGACACGGTGGTGAGAGGTAAAGCGGCGTAGAAGCAGACCCCGACCAGGTAGATTATGATGCTCATCTTCCCTCCAGGGGAGTAAACACTGACCAGCTTACACTCCAGGAATCGCCGCACCACCTGGATGTCCGAACATACCAGCACCAACAGTGTTGGAAACACATCCCCATGCACTAAAGTCATAAGCACAAGTAttgtacaaacaaaatacattttattatattttttatagtttgaTTTCATATACTTTGGCTGAGTGACCAATATGAAACTTTAAGTGAACTataaattaaagaataaaaatggATACTGTATACATGTACCAAGAATAATTACAAATGGATACTGTTTACAAGTACCAAGAATAATTAAACGTTCTAAGCGTAAAGATATTAACTTCATATTTTTTAAGCGgtaaatactaataaaaacTGGCATTGCACTACATGTAACATTGTTAATGAACTCCATTGAAttctaaaatgaaaacatgcagatgttaaatatacacaaaatgtatgtgtattgcTGTTGCCATACCTTTCACATTTGGGTATCTCATCAGATCAATCAGGAAGTTGACAATGTCGGGAAACTCCCCACCCTGGCATGCCACAGACAAACTTAGCACCAATAGCGTGGATATCCATATGATGCCACCTAGGTAGAAATGGctgaaaaaactaaaaatacatgttgcaaatgcattattaagCTTGCAAAATATGGCAATACTTAACCTTAatgcatacatacatgtgtattggCCACATAgtcatcattttaaaaagaataattttaattgCAAGCAAGGGTTGTATCATATAATGTGGTAAGGAAGCAAGTATGAATGTGAgtgtatgcattatttataaaacatgacaaataactttaaatcaATAACACATGGAGACAGACTGTTGTTAAAAACATCTATTACATAAATCTTGAATCATACAGATTGGTTATTTGActaattttaactatttttagtGCTAATGTTTATGGAAGAAGGCTTTTTTTGGCCTTTTTCATGCTTTAATTAccatatttttagttttaagagctgtcacagagacagctaGTTGGCTATTATGCCACTTTTAAGTATaaggattgcaaagttttggtaaaacataCATGGATCACGGTAAAATTGGATTACATGCCAGAATTTTAAGCCATATTACATacaaaggggcaaaaattatatcatatatcatatgCAAAGAAAGAGTTATGTAACTTGATAAATTAAGATGGTTGTATGGTTAGGATAccatttcaatgcaataaatgatgtatttgcaGAGATATTggcttaaatgtggttacatgtaAAACCTAAACCAGAACTTCTAAGTTGAACAAAAAAAGGAGCATAATTAGAgttatatgcaaaatagagaTATCTTACTGGTTAGATGGTTGAATACCGTtttctaaagtttcaatgcaatttgTCAAGTAGTtactgagatattatcctatgtgtgctacaGGCGCGTAAGAGCTGGGGCCGCAACCGCGGCCCCAATATTCTGGCTAGTAACGGCAATGGGGCCGCAAATATTTAATACCGATTTTCTTAATAatcgtattttaaataaagctacgcTCATATAGATCAATAGCagtctgacacgatattgaataaacaggtcACCATGTCATAATTAAACCTGTGACCATCTATGGTGTGACACTTGGGTATAAACTGTTAAAGCACAA from Mya arenaria isolate MELC-2E11 chromosome 3, ASM2691426v1 harbors:
- the LOC128229049 gene encoding polyprenol reductase-like, with translation MISLCSLIWGVCSVWVLLGALFVAFPQYSPAVILDLYVYGKIRKTDGKSKQSDFLLFPKSFFSHFYLGGIIWISTLLVLSLSVACQGGEFPDIVNFLIDLMRYPNVKVHGDVFPTLLVLVCSDIQVVRRFLECKLVSVYSPGGKMSIIIYLVGVCFYAALPLTTVSGTDFTQKICCASFLDDVKFYHAVGVSVFLWASWHQNRAVNQFAKLRQNKSGSVENTRHHIPHGGLFQFVSCPHYTMEIIIYLSLCIIITAFQNNMLVALFVFVLINQVVTGYFTHAWYKETFKNYPKDRKAVLPFLL